A stretch of Gossypium hirsutum isolate 1008001.06 chromosome A06, Gossypium_hirsutum_v2.1, whole genome shotgun sequence DNA encodes these proteins:
- the LOC121230357 gene encoding FCS-Like Zinc finger 6, whose translation MLLGKRPRPPMKRTTSMTEITFDLNTTTTTNAEPPPSDPHNPFNNYPKQASPFGGAAPSVAVAGGGVGLEGLDQRLLATVSPRVHRRHSADFMETPHFLRSCGLCRRRLVPGRDIYMYRGDTAFCSLECRQQQMNQDEKKDKCSIASKKQAAASPAARSSVSTKGETVAAV comes from the exons atgttgCTGGGGAAGAGGCCAAGGCCACCTATGAAAAGAACCACAAGCATGACAGAGATCACTTTTGATCTaaacaccaccaccaccaccaacgCCGAACCTCCACCCTCTGATCCACATAACCCTTTTAACAACTACCCCAAACAGGCTTCCCCTTTCGGTGGCGCAGCACCTTCTGTAGCTGTTGCTGGCGGTGGTGTTGGACTTGAAGGGTTGGATCAACGGTTGTTGGCGACGGTGTCACCTAGAGTTCATAGAAGGCATTCAGCTGATTTTATGGAAACACCTCATTTCTTAAGGTCTTGCGGTCTTTGTAGACGTCGCCTTGTTCCTGGCCGTGACATCTACATGTATAG GGGTGATACAGCATTTTGCAGCTTAGAGTGCAGGCAACAGCAGATGAACCAAGATGAAAAAAAGGATAAATGTTCAATAGCATCCAAGAAACAAGCCGCCGCCTCTCCTGCCGCCAGATCCAGTGTCTCCACCAAAGGAGAGACGGTTGCCGCCGTATAG